A window from Leptothermofonsia sichuanensis E412 encodes these proteins:
- a CDS encoding ComF family protein: protein MPRSDGGFDTTRSEIGEALYQLKYQFDRSKIEPIADVAAQQIMSWKVFRYLKAIIAIPPSKLDRPFQPVLELAKALGSKTDLPVPDDYLIKVRQTQALKDIEDTDLRHQQMQNAFQVIDQRYSQESVLLFDDLFRSGETLNAVSNALVVQGNVGRIYVLTVTMTRTKR, encoded by the coding sequence GTGCCTCGTAGTGATGGCGGTTTTGATACAACACGTAGCGAAATCGGAGAAGCCCTTTATCAGCTCAAATACCAATTTGACCGTAGTAAAATTGAGCCGATTGCTGACGTCGCGGCACAGCAGATTATGTCCTGGAAAGTTTTTCGATACCTGAAGGCAATTATCGCTATACCGCCATCCAAATTAGACCGACCATTTCAGCCAGTGCTAGAATTGGCGAAGGCTCTCGGTAGCAAAACCGATTTGCCTGTGCCGGATGATTACCTCATCAAGGTTAGACAAACGCAAGCGTTAAAGGATATCGAAGATACCGACCTCAGACATCAGCAAATGCAAAATGCCTTCCAAGTCATTGATCAAAGATACTCGCAGGAGTCCGTCCTATTGTTTGATGATCTTTTTAGGTCAGGCGAAACGCTGAATGCAGTATCCAACGCACTTGTGGTTCAAGGTAATGTGGGGCGTATTTACGTGCTGACTGTGACGATGACGAGGACAAAGCGATGA
- a CDS encoding DNA-processing protein DprA, with translation MMHTNSFDWFRLARTKGIGTKFLWDVYDFTSKESLSLSDLLIDDKINALSIPTKLRTKFASSLIDQDYEALSKAYERLEQNRVKILHVESSDFPKRLKRYGREYGIPPLLYARGHIPLANSQSISIVGSRNVGEEALLITSELAKGLAREGFNIVSGYAKGVDSTAHLGALEAEGTTTIVLSLGILNFEAKKDFKPLFSPYNTLVLSQFNPTDKWLARNAMARNKLVCALSDAVIVIASGQEIDNQGRMSGTFDAAKSAMAMNIPVFVLSPQCFAQPLVGNTDLIQLGCYEILPENAIQQILSKLERESIDTGKQLSRDVVQLELLPSA, from the coding sequence ATGATGCATACAAACAGCTTTGATTGGTTTCGGTTAGCACGAACCAAAGGCATAGGAACCAAATTTCTTTGGGATGTTTATGACTTTACAAGTAAAGAATCACTTAGTTTGAGTGATCTACTTATTGATGACAAAATAAATGCCCTCAGCATACCAACTAAATTAAGAACGAAATTTGCTTCATCTTTAATTGACCAAGACTATGAAGCTCTTAGTAAGGCTTATGAGCGTCTTGAGCAAAATCGGGTCAAGATACTGCATGTAGAATCCTCTGATTTTCCTAAAAGACTCAAGCGGTATGGAAGGGAATATGGAATTCCTCCCCTGTTATATGCAAGGGGACATATTCCTCTTGCAAATTCTCAAAGCATTTCTATTGTTGGTTCTCGAAATGTTGGTGAGGAAGCCCTTTTAATTACATCTGAGTTAGCAAAAGGGCTGGCAAGAGAAGGCTTTAATATTGTTTCTGGTTATGCAAAAGGTGTTGACTCCACTGCTCATTTAGGCGCATTAGAAGCAGAGGGAACTACTACAATTGTTCTTAGTTTGGGGATCTTAAACTTTGAAGCTAAGAAAGACTTTAAACCTCTGTTCTCTCCCTACAACACCCTTGTGCTTTCGCAGTTCAACCCAACGGATAAATGGCTTGCTCGCAATGCAATGGCGCGAAATAAATTAGTCTGCGCTTTATCAGATGCAGTGATCGTCATAGCTTCTGGACAGGAAATTGACAATCAAGGAAGAATGAGCGGCACTTTTGACGCTGCTAAAAGTGCAATGGCAATGAACATACCCGTTTTTGTGCTTTCTCCTCAATGCTTTGCTCAACCTCTCGTTGGAAACACTGACTTGATTCAACTTGGTTGTTATGAAATTTTGCCAGAAAATGCTATTCAACAGATTCTTTCAAAGTTAGAACGTGAATCAATTGATACAGGTAAACAGCTCAGCAGAGATGTAGTTCAGTTAGAACTTCTTCCGTCAGCTTAA
- a CDS encoding DUF1822 family protein yields the protein MASLINLSMELEISPLSQETANREVGATTYSYPAARDRAYINTLCLNALYTWLQEEPDLPGTPQIWLEASDRPAIWEYVNGSLITVGDTRLAIIPSVVLSEADHPAELRVEQEWVDIPDWAAHHYLMVQVNPEGGWLRLLGYATHPQLKQTARYDALDRTYSLSTEQLIQEMSVLWTARELSPNWSPAVASLPSLTTVQIDGLIQRLSQPSYSPRLEIPFEQWAAFMTDSTRRQQLYQQRLNLALNNMTQHIPGAVPAQINLSHWVKSLTEAGWQVVRDLNLLSGTSFSMATARSGMPSEPQPPDQPYWKTFELGGYEVMLLIAREAEVSAKNSSAQAGEIDIAIAAKIKSTTPLPHDLQIQVSFTDENGNVDRLDQQILANQPDQVVEVPLLGTPGEPFSITLRLGEHSRTEHFQV from the coding sequence ATGGCCAGCCTAATTAATTTGAGTATGGAACTGGAAATTTCGCCCCTCAGTCAAGAAACCGCCAACCGCGAGGTCGGTGCAACCACTTATTCTTATCCTGCGGCTCGCGATCGCGCCTATATCAATACACTTTGTCTGAATGCCCTGTATACCTGGCTCCAGGAAGAGCCAGATCTGCCAGGAACTCCTCAAATCTGGCTAGAAGCCAGCGATCGTCCGGCGATTTGGGAATACGTCAATGGGAGTCTGATCACGGTTGGAGACACCCGACTGGCGATCATTCCCAGTGTTGTCTTAAGCGAAGCGGATCACCCAGCGGAGTTGCGAGTGGAACAGGAATGGGTCGATATCCCAGATTGGGCTGCCCATCACTATTTGATGGTACAGGTGAATCCAGAAGGCGGCTGGCTAAGACTATTGGGCTATGCCACTCACCCCCAACTAAAACAAACTGCACGCTACGACGCCCTCGATCGCACTTACAGTTTGTCCACGGAGCAACTGATTCAAGAGATGAGTGTGCTGTGGACAGCGCGGGAATTATCACCCAATTGGTCTCCAGCAGTGGCCTCTCTTCCCAGCCTAACCACAGTGCAAATCGATGGGTTAATCCAACGTCTGAGTCAGCCTTCCTACTCTCCCCGCCTGGAAATACCTTTTGAGCAATGGGCAGCGTTCATGACGGATTCCACCAGACGGCAGCAACTTTACCAGCAGCGACTGAACCTGGCACTCAACAACATGACTCAACACATTCCTGGGGCTGTCCCCGCTCAAATCAACTTGAGTCACTGGGTGAAGAGCCTGACCGAAGCAGGTTGGCAAGTCGTGCGAGATTTGAATCTACTCTCTGGCACTTCGTTTAGCATGGCGACTGCACGGAGTGGAATGCCATCTGAGCCACAACCGCCTGACCAACCCTATTGGAAAACATTCGAGCTTGGAGGATATGAGGTGATGCTGCTGATTGCTAGGGAAGCCGAGGTATCAGCGAAGAACAGTTCAGCACAGGCGGGTGAGATCGATATTGCGATCGCCGCCAAGATTAAAAGTACTACCCCATTACCCCATGACCTTCAGATACAAGTATCCTTTACCGACGAAAACGGCAATGTGGACAGGCTAGACCAGCAAATCCTGGCGAATCAGCCCGATCAGGTCGTTGAAGTTCCGTTGTTAGGTACACCGGGTGAACCCTTCAGCATTACTCTCAGATTAGGAGAACATAGCAGAACAGAACATTTCCAGGTTTAA